From Salvia splendens isolate huo1 chromosome 3, SspV2, whole genome shotgun sequence, a single genomic window includes:
- the LOC121793783 gene encoding DNA replication complex GINS protein SLD5-like, translated as MDSGAGESSAADDYESLMSTTDAELLKSAWRNEKAAPEILNYAADLVQRSRQQIQLMEEMVEDYINDGVDPLTVSLYQIDLDRTMFLLRSYLRTRLQKIEKYVFHIQKTAEEWNRLSKQEQKFASRFAGDIKHHLDQSVLSRLPDQYQSHLRQSAASEEDDMVPEPQLDSYVVCRSKKYLGTYQLNDGGEELINIEADDLYALPYKSIKPLVESGQVDLV; from the exons ATGGATTCAGGTGCAGGAGAAAGCTCTGCTGCCGACGATTACGAGTCGTTGATGTCGACCACCGACGCCGAGCTGCTGAAGAGCGCGTGGCGGAACGAGAAAGCGGCGCCGGAGATTCTCAATTACGCCGCTGATTTGGTGCAGAGGTCGCGCCAGCAGATCCAATTAATG GAAGAAATGGTGGAAGATTACATCAACGATGGTGTTGATCCACTAACAGTATCTCTTTACCAGATTGACTTGGACAGGACCATGTTCTTGTTGAGATCTTATCTCCGCACTCGTCTTCAAAAG ATTGAAAAATACGTCTTTCATATACAGAAAACTGCAGAAGAATGGAATAGGCTTTCTAAGCAGGAACAGAAGTTTGCTTCAAG GTTTGCTGGAGACATAAAGCATCATCTGGATCAGTCTGTTCTCTCTAGATTGCCAGATCAATACCAGTCCCATTTGAGGCAATCTGCAGCAAGTGAAGAAGACGACATGG TTCCAGAGCCGCAGCTGGATTCCTATGTCGTCTGCAGAAGCAAGAAATACTTGGGAACCTATCAGCTCAACGACGG GGGAGAGGAGCTTATTAACATTGAAGCAGACGATTTGTATGCTTTGCCATACAAGTCTATAAAGCCACTCGTTGAGAGTGGCCAAGTCGATCTCGTTTAA
- the LOC121793568 gene encoding transcription factor bHLH147-like: protein MMASLMSSSNPAANPDRSSTRRKKKKKIHHNPQIQPENPKIQWKSDAQQQIYSSKLLHALQQVRLGSSGSEPSSAPRRVRDAAYGVLAATARGRTRWSRAILTSRLKLKFMKKINIAKRQRKVMTVVAAAGYQPRRKSKVGVFRLKSKCFPAFQRKARVLSRLIPGCRKQPLPVVLEETTDYIAALQMQVRAMSALAELLTGSGSSSSSSAQLS from the exons aTGATGGCATCGCTCATGTCATCATCAAATCCAGCAGCAAATCCCGACAGATCATCAAccagaagaaagaagaagaagaaaatccACCACAATCCCCAAATCCAACCCGAAAACCCCAAAATCCAATGGAAATCCGACGCTCAGCAGCAAATCTACTCCTCCAAGCTGCTCCACGCGCTGCAGCAGGTCCGGCTCGGCTCATCCGGATCCGAGCCTTCATCGGCTCCGCGCCGGGTGCGCGACGCCGCGTACGGCGTCCTGGCCGCGACGGCGCGGGGGCGGACCCGGTGGAGCCGCGCGATCCTGACGAGCCGGCTGAAGCTCAAGTTCATGAAGAAGATCAACATCGCGAAGCGCCAGCGCAAGGTGATGACGGTGGTCGCCGCCGCCGGGTATCAGCCGCGGAGGAAGTCGAAGGTCGGCGTCTTCAGGCTTAAATCTAAGTGTTTTCCGGCGTTTCAGCGGAAGGCGCGGGTGCTGAGCCGGTTGATTCCCGGCTGCCGGAAACAACCGTTGCCGGTGGTTTTGGAGGAGACGACGGATTATATTGCCGCTCTCCAAATGCAG GTGAGAGCCATGAGTGCATTAGCCGAGCTCCTAACCGGTTCAGGCTCATCTTCAAGCAGCTCAGCGCAGCTCAgctaa